The Oryzihumus leptocrescens sequence ACACCCCCAGGTCGTCCCCCTCGAGGTATGCCGCGCTGGTCGCCGGGCGCGCCCGCAGGTGGTGCGCCTTGTGCGCGGAGCCGCTGGTGGTGAAGACCCACCGCCCGTGCAGCAGGTGCCCGTCCAGGCCGCTGATGCGCGGCTCCCCGGCGGCGGTCACCGTGGCCACGGCGAGCGTGCGCATGCCGGTGAGCAGCCCGGTCAGCTCGCGGGCGGTCAGCGTGCGCTCGTCGGTGATGATGCCGCGCAGGTGGCCCCCGGCACCGGCATGGGAGCGGTCGAGCAGGGCCTGCAGCCGGTCGAGGTCGGCGGGTGTCTCGAGCATGCCCCGATCATCACCCCGGTCGCCGACAGGTGGCAGCCCACGCGCCGGCCGTGGACCGGCGCCGGGCTCAGCCGGAGAAGCCGCCCTCCTTGGGCAGCTCGAGGTCGCTCTTGGCCAGCTCCTCGACGTTGACGTCCTTGAACGTCACGACGCGCACGTTCTTGACGAACCGCGCCGGGCGGTAGACGTCCCACACCCAGGCATCGGCCATGGTCACGTCGAAGTAGACGTCGCCGCCGTCGTTGCACACCTTCACGTCGACGGAGTTGGCGAGGTAGAACCGGCGCTCGGTCTCCACCACGTGGGAGAAGAGGCCGACGACGTCGCGGTACTCCCGGTAGAGCTGCAGCTCCATCTCGGTCTCGTACTTCTCGAGGTCCTCGGCACTCATACGACGCTCATCTCCACGGTCTCCGGCGGGGTGCTGCTGCCCTCATCATCCCCCACGGGGGCCGCCTCGGGGCCCGTCTGCGCCGGCACCACGCCGGGCAGCCGCCAGGACCGCCGGTGGTGCTCGCAGGGACCGTGCTGCTCCAGCGCGGCGAGGTGCTCGGGTGCGGAGTAGCCCTTGTTGAGCTCCCAGCTGTATGCCGGGGACCCGGCAGCGAGCTGCACCATGATCGCGTCACGCTCGACCTTGGCCAGCACGCTGGCCGCGGCCACCGACGAGCACTTCATGTCCGCCTTGACCATCGTGGTCACCGGCGGGGTGGCGGGACCGGTCCCGTCGTCGAGCAGGCCGAGCAGGCCGACGCGCTCGGGGTCGGTGAGCCAGTCGTGGTTGCCGTCGAGGATGACGAGGTCGGGGGTCACGGGCAGGGCGGCCAGCGCCCGGGTCCCGGCCAGCCGCAGCGCGGCCATGATGCCGATGGCGTCGATCTCCTCCGGGGAGGCGTGCCCCACGGCATGGGCCCGGGCCCAGCGCTCGATCTTGGGCACCATCCGCTCGCGGGCCAGGTGGCTGAGCAGCTTGGAGTCCTTGACGCCCTGCGGCGCGGTGCGACAGGTCTCGTCGATGACGACGACGCCCACGCTGACCGGTCCGGCCAGCGCACCCCGGCCGACCTCGTCCATGCCGGCCAGGACGCGGTGGCCCTGCCGTTGCAGCTCGCGCTCGACCCGCAGTGAGGGCTTCCGGCTCGCGGTCGCCCCGGCCATCAGTGCCCCGAGGCGGTGGTCTGCGGCGGCGGCACCTTGGCGAACGTGGCCGTGGGCCGGCTCAGCCAGGACCAGTCTGCGACGGGCCAGACCACGGACAGGGCCCGCCCGACGATCTTGGACTCGGGCACCGACCCGGTCTTGCCGCCGTCGCCGTTGTCGTGGAACCGGGAGTCGGAGGAGTCGGAGCGGTGGTCGCCCATCACCCACACCCGTCCGGCGGGCACGGTGATGTCGAACTCCTGCCGGCTCGGCTCGTCGCCCGGCTTGATGTAGGGCTCGTTCAGCGGCGCGCCGTTGACGGTGATCCGGTGCTGGTCGTCGCAGCACACCACGTGGTCGCCGGGCAGCCCGATGACCCGCTTGATGAGGTGGTTGCCCTCGTCGGTGGGCAGCAGGCCCACGAAGGTCAGGGTGTTGTGGACGGCGGCACCGACCGGCCCGCGCTGCACCGGCACCGGCTCGCCGAGCCAGTTGGCCGGGTCCTCGAAGACGACGACGTCGCCGCGCTGGAGGGCGAACGGCCCCGGCGTGAGCTTGCTGACGATGACGCGGTCGCCGTTGACGAGGGTGTTCTCCATCGACCCGGAGGGGATGTAGAACGCCTGCATCAGCCAGGTCTTGACCACCAGGGACAGGACCAGGGCCATGCCGACGACGATCGCGGCCTCCTTGACCGCGGAGAGCACGGCGCGTCCGGGACCCTGCCGCCGGTCACCGGGGCCGATCTCGTAGACGGTCTCCTCGTGCTCGAGCTCGTCGTCGTGCTCCAGGTCGTCGTGGGCCGCGCCTGCCGGCACTCCGGCCGCCGGCACTCCGGCCGCCGGCACGTCAGCCGCGGGCGCGTCCGGTGCGGGCGCGTCGGCCGGCACCTGCCCGGAGCGGTCGACGGGTGTGCCTCCGGGCGGACCGTGGGGCATGGGCTCCTGGACGTCCTCGGGCAGGTCGGGGCGAGGGTTCCCTGTCACGTTCACCGCTGGCCCTGGGCAGCCGGGATGCCGGCGAGCTCGCCGGGCGAGCTCAGCGTCGCCGTCCGGCCCAGGGGCCAGTACACGAGCGCCGCTCGCCCGATCACGTCATCCAGCCGCACCATTCCTCCTCCGGGGTCGCCCAGGTGGGCGCGTGAGTCTGCCGAGTCGCTGCGGTGGTCACCCATGACCCAGATGTGCCCCGCCGGGACGGTGACGTCGAAGGTCAGGTCACTGGGCTTGTCACCGGGGTAGAGGTAGGGCTCGTGCACGGCCACCCCGTTGACGCGCAGGGCCCCCTGGGCGTCACAGCAGACGACGTGGTCGCCGGCGACGCCGACGACCCGCTTGACGTAGTCGCTCTCGTGCGTCTGGACCGACAGCAGCGAGGCCGCGCCGCTCACGACCTTGGTGACCAGGCCGGTCGGCGCCGGCCCGGTGGAGCCGCCGGCGGCGAACGTGGTGCTGCCGTCGAACACGACGACGTCCCCCCGGTGCACGGTCCCCAGCCTGGTCACCATGATCCGGTCACCGGGCTGCAGCGTGGGCTGCATCGAGGCGGACGGCACGTAGAACGACTGGACGAGAAAACCCCGGACCACCAGCGTCACCAGCAGCGCGACGACGACCACGACCAGCCAGCGCAGTCGCGTGGCGTGACGTGGCGCGACCTCCCGCCCAGCGGGGGTCGTCGTCGTGTCGGCAGGTGCCGTGGGCGGTCCGGGGTTCATCGGTCCCGAGCCTAGTCTGCGAGCCTGTGAAGGCACGCGCCGGCGGAGCAGTCGATGTCGACCTGGCCTCAGCGGGCCGGGGTCGTCTCGCGCTTCTCCTTGATCTTGGCGGCCTTGCCGCGCAGGTCGCGCAGGTAGTACAGCTTGGCGCGACGGACGTCACCGCGGGTCATGACCTCGATCTTGTCGATGATCGGGGTGTGCACCGGGAAGGTGCGCTCCACGCCGACACCGAAGCTGACCTTGCGGACGGTGAAGGTCTCGCCGACGCCGCGGCCGTGGCGGCGGATGACGACACCCTGGAAGACCTGGACACGCGAGCGGTTGCCCTCGACGACCTTGACGTGGACCTTGAGGGTGTCACCGGCGCGGAAGGCCGGGACGTCGTCGCGGAGGCTCGTCTGGTCGATGGCGTCGAGCTGGTGCATGATCAGTTCGCTTTCCCGCCGGTGCCACAGGTCACCGAGCGCGTCAGGTGCTGGAGCAGGGGCATCGCCCGGCCCAGCGTCATCTCGTATGGGTGCTCCCGCGAGCCGTGGATCGCAGCACTCCCCCTGTGGCAGGGGCGCGAATCGGTGCAGGACGCGAGGAGTCAGTCTGCCACAGCGGACGGCCCGGACTGAAATCCGCCGGCGGCCTCGGTGAGCACGGCCCGATCCCGCTCGTCCAGGGCGGCGGGGTCGAGCGCGGCGAGCATGTCCGGGCGCCGCTGCGCGGTGCGCCGCAGCCGCTCGTCACGGCGCCAGCGCGCGATCTGGCCGTGGTGCCCGGACAGCAGCACCTCCGGTATGCCGCGCCCGCGCCACACCGGGGGCTTGGTGTAGACGGGGTACTCCAGCAGGCCGTCCTCGTGCGACTCCTCGACGAGGGACTCGGCGTTGCCGATCACGCCGGGGATGAGGCGGGCGATCGCCTCGACCATGGCCAGCACGGCGACCTCGCCGCCGTTGAGGACGTAGTCGCCGAGGGACAGCACGCTGACCGGCATGTGCTCGCGCGCCTCGTCGTAGACGCGCTCGTCGATGCCCTCGTAGCGCCCGCAGGCGAAGGCGAGCCAGGGCTGCTGCGCGAGCTCGCGGGCCAGCTCCTGGGTGAACGGCCGGCCGCCGGGGCCCGGCACGACCAGGTGCGGCACTCCCCCGCCGACCGCCGCGGCCCCGGCGGCGACGACGTGGTCCAGCGCCTCGCCCCACGGCTCGGGCCGCATGACCATGCCGGCGCCGCCGCCGTACGGCGTGTCGTCGACCGTGCGGTGCCGGTCGTGGGTGAAGTCGCGCAGGTCGTGCACGTGCAGGTCGACCAGTCCCTCCCGGCGGGCCTTGCCGATCAGCGACAGGTCCAGCGGCGCCAGGTAGTCGGGGAAGATCGAGACGACGTCCAGGCGCATGTCAGCCCTCGTCCAGCTCGAGCAGCCCGGCCGGCGGGTCGATGACGACCCGGCCGCCCTCGACGTCGACCTCGGGCACCAGGGCCTCGACGAACGGCACCAGCGCCTCGCGTCCGCTCGCGAGCCGCACGACGAGCAGGTCCTGCGCGGGCCGGCTGTCGACGCCGGCGACCTCGCCGACCTCCTCGCCGGCGACGGTCAGGACGCGCAGCCCGACGAGGTCCTTCTCGTACCACGCGTTCTCGTCGTCCTCGTCCTCCTCGACGTCGGCGACGAGCAGCGTCCCGCGCAGCGCTTCGGCGGCCGTGCGGTCAGTCGCCTCCTCGAAGCCGAGCAGGGTGATGCCGTTGTGGTCTCGGACGCTGCGCAGGCGCAGCGGGCCGGCCTGTGCCGGGTCGGTGGTGAACGACCTGCCCACGACGAACCGCTCCTGCGGCGCGTCCGTGCGCACCTCCACGGTCACCTCTCCGCGCAGCCCGTGCGCCTTGCCGATACGTGCCACCACGACGTCCATGGCGCAGATCCTCTCAGGTCCGGCGGACCCGGCCGGACGGCATACCGGCGGGGATGCCCGGGGAGGTGGTCAGGGACCGGGAAGGGCTTGGTCAAGATCGCGTATGCCCCGTTGACCGCGCCGTCGGCGCGTCCCTAGCGTCGGCCCACTTTCGTTGACCAGTCACCAATGGCGGAGGCACCCGGGATGGTCGAGAGCTCGAGCAGGGCCCTGCACGAACAGCTGCAACGCATCTACGTCCTGCTCGACGACGGAGACCGTCGGGCCCTGCGCGGGGCGGGGGTGAGCCCGACGCAGTACACCCTGCTGCGCCACCTCGCGGCCTCCCCCTCCGACGCCCTGACCATCAGCCGCCTCGCGGAGGTGCTGCTGTGCACGCGGGGCAACGCGACCCGCCTGGTGCGCCGACTGGTCGAGCACGGCCTGGTCTGCACCCGCGGCGACGAGTCCGACCTGCGGGTCGTCCTGGTCTCCCTCACCGAGGAGGGCCGGCGCCGCCTCGGCATCGCCGAGCGGGCCCTGGACAAGGCCAACCACCGCCGGTTCAGCGGCCTGAGCGAGCAGGAGTGCTCGGCCCTGCACGACCTGACCCAGACCGTCGCCGACGTCCTCGGCAAGGACCTGGAGAACCACCCGTGAGCGCCTTCGCCCGCCGCCACCTCGGCGTGCTGGCCGTCACCTGCGGCCTGCTGGCCACCCCGGCCCTCCTCCCGACCGCGCACGCCGACGCCCCGGTCACCAACCGCGCCAGCCTCAAGCAGGACCTGTGCTACCAGGTGGTGACCGACCGGTTCGCCGACGGCAACACCAGCAACGACGACCCGGCCAAGAGCCCGGGGATGTACGACGCCACGAAGACGAACTGGAAGCTCTACTGGGGCGGGGACTTCGCCGGCATCCAGCAGCACCTGCAGTACCTCAAGGACCTCGGCGTCACCGCGATCTGGATGTCCCCGCACGTGGACAACATCGACAAGCCGGCCGTCTACAACGGCGTCCCCAACGCCGGCTACCACGGCTACTGGACCCGCGACTTCAAGCGCCCCGAGGAGCACTTCGGCACCCTCGCCGAGTTCGACTCGCTCATCAGCGCGGCCCACTCCATGGGCATCAAGGTGATCATGGACTGGGCGCCCAACCACACCAGCCCGGCCGACCCGGCCAACCCCTCCTTCGCCGAGGGCGGGGCGCTCTACGACGACGGCGTGCTCAAGGGCACCGCGGTCAACGACACGAGTGGCTACTTCCACCACAACGGCGGCATCAGCAACTACGACGACCGCTACGAGGTGCAGTACAAGAACCTCGCCGACCTCGCCGACCTCGACCAGCAGAACGGCACGGTCAACTCCCTCCTCAAGACCGACGCGAACTACTGGATGAGCCGCGGGGTCGACGGCATCCGCATGGACGCCGTGAAGCACATGTCCAGCGGGTGGCAGCGCTCCTTCGCCGACAACGTCCTGGCGAGCAAGGACGCCTTCCTCTACGGCGAGTGGTACCTCGGGTCCAAGACCGACCCGCTGTATGCCGACAACGTCCGCTTCGCCAACGACAGCGGCATCTCGGTGCTGGACTTCTACCTCAACATCGCCATGCGCGAGACGTTCGGCTCCGGCGCCCCGATGTCCAACCTCGACGCGGCGATCGCCAGGACGGGGACGGACTACACCTACAAGGAGAACCTGGTCACCTTCCTGGACAACCACGACATGTCCCGGTTCCTGACCCTGAAGAACGACACGACCGCGCTGCACGACGCGCTGGCGTTCATGCTCACCGTCCGCGGCACGCCGTGCCTCTACTACGGCACCGAGCAGTACCTGCACAACGACACCAGCGGCGGCGGGGACCCGTGGAACCGGCCTCAGATGCCGGGGTTCGGCGAGACGACCACGGCGTTCAAGGAGATCCAGAAGCTGTCCGCGCTGCGCCAGAACCAGCCGGCGCTGGCCTGGGGCACCCACCAGCAGCGGTGGATCAACAACGACGTCTACGTCTACGAGCGCCGGTTCAACAACGACACCGTGCTCGTCGCGATCAACAAGTCCGGCGCGGCCTACCCGATCGCCGGGCTCAACACCGCCCTGCCCGCGGGCAGCTACACCGACCAGCTCGGCGGCCTGCTGGGCGGGCAGTCGATCACCGTCGGCAGCGGCACCGGCGGCAACAACCCGGTGACCTCCTTCACCCTCGGCGGCGGCCAGGTCGCGGTGTGGTCGTACAAGGGGCCCGAGCCCTCCTCCCCCACGATCGGCAGCGCCGCGCCCACGCTCACCCGGGCCGGCAACACGATCACCGTCGAGGGCCGCGGGTTCGGCACCTCGGGCACGCTCAAGGTCGGCGGGGTGACGGCGTCGGTCTCCAGCTGGGGCGCCAACCGGGTCACCGCAACGGTGCCGTCAGGCACCCCGGCGGGGATCCAGCAGGTCACGGTGACCACGAGCGGCGGCACCAGCAACGGCTACGCGCTCAAGGTGCTCTCCGGGGCGCAGGTACCGGTGACGTTCACGGTCACCAACGCCACGCCGACCAACCCCGGGGACAACATCTACATCAGCGGCAGCATCCCCGAGCTCGGCAGCTGGTCGACCGACCGCAACACCGCCGTCGGCCCGCTCCTGACGCCCAACTACCCGAACTGGTTCGGCGTCGCCAGCGTCCCCGCGTGCACGACGTTCCAGTACAAGTTCCTCAAGATCGCCGCCGACGGCACGGCCACCTGGGAGAACGGCGCCAACCACACCGACACCGCGCCGTGCTCCGGCACCAGCGCGACCACGGTCGCCTGGCAGTACTGACCCCGGACACGACGAACGGCGGGGTATGCCGCGGACGTGAGTCCACGGCATACCCCGCCGTTGCGGTTCGTGCAGGTCGCGTCCGGGGACGCGACCGGGGCGCGTCAGCGCTGACGGTCGGTGTCGACGATGTCGACGCGGACCGGCTGGCCACCGGCGAGCGCACCCATGACGGTGCGCAGGGCGCTGGCGGTGCGGCCGGACCGACCGATCACGCGGCCGAGGTCGTCCGGGTGGACGCGGACCTCGAGGACCTCACCGCGGCGCAGCTCCTTGCGCCGGACGGCGACCTCGTCCTCGTGGTCGACGATGCCCTTGACGAGGTGCTCGAGCGCCTCCTCGAGCACGGTCAGGCCTCGGCCTTCGCGGTCTCGTCGGCAGCGGCCTCCTCGGCGGCGGGGACCTCGGCGGGCGCCTCGTCAGCCTTCTTGGCGGCCTTCTTCTTCGGCGTGGTGGCGGCGGAGCCGCTCTCCTCGGCCTTGCCGGCAGCGGCGATGGCGGCCTCGTAGAGGTCCTTCTTGGAGGGCTTGGCCTCCTTGACCTTGAGGGTGCCCTCGGCGCCCGGCTCACCCTTGAACTTCTGCCAGTCGCCGGTGATCTTCAGCAGCTTCTCGACCTGCTCGGTCGGCTGGGCGCCGACGGAGAGCCAGTGCTGGGCCCGCTCGGAGTCGATCTCGATGAGCGAGGGCTCCTCGGTGGGGTGGTACTTGCCGATCTCCTCGATCGCACGACCATCGCGCTTGGCGCGGGAGTCCATGACGACGACGCGGTAGAACGGTGCACGGATCTTGCCCATGCGCTTCAGACGAATCTTGACGGCCACGGTTGTGGTGTCTCCTGTTTCTGGTTGTGAGCACGGCGAGACCGGGTGGGGAACACGCGGGGAGCCGACGCTCGGTGTGTAGGCGTTCCAGCCAGCCGAGAGGGTGGTGGCTGGACGGGTACAGCCGACCATTCTGCCAGACGCGGGCGGGGAGCCCGACCACGAGCGGTCAGCGGTTCTGCCACGCCCCCGGGTCGGTGGCCAGCTCGCGCACTTGCTCGGGCAGCGCGCCGGTGCGCAGCTGCTCCAGGCTGGTCTCGTCCAGGACGCGGCGCAGGCTGGCGCGCACGGCCACCCAGACCACGGGCAGGTGCTTGGCCACCCCCTCGTATGCCGTCTCGTGCGGCCGCAGGCCGCGCACCTCCGCGAGCGGCCCGTCCACGACCCGGAACACCTCGCCGAGGGTGATCTCGGCGGCCGGCCGGGCCAGGGTGTAGCCGCCGGAGGCACCGCGCTGGCTGGTCACGATGCCGGCCCGGCGCAGGTCGGACAGGATCGCCTCGAGGAACTTCTTCGGCAGCGTCTGGGCGGAGGCCAGCACCTCGACCGACACGGGGCCGCCGGGGCGCTCGGCCAGCGCGAGCAGCGCCCGGATCGCGTAGTCGGTCTTGGCGGAGATGTCCACGCGCTGATTCTGTCCCACCCGAAGCCCGGCGCGCGGGACGGGGCGGGTGCAGCATCGAGGCATGTCGTTCTTCCCGCCGCTGCGCGAGCCGGATCCGCCGCCCCCGAGGAGCTACGGGAGCGGACCGGGTGCGGCACCGCCCAACTGGGTCCCCGGTGCCGTGCCCTGGTCGGTCCTGTTGGCCCGCGGCACCGACACGGCCGTGGCCCTCACCCACGCCGCCGCCTACCCGCAGGGGCTGACCTTCACCGTGACGACGCTGCTCCGCCCGGGCAGTGAAGGGGACCGGGACGACGTGCACTGGCGCCCGCGCACTGGCTCAGCGCAGGGACTGCGCCTCGGCCTGGAGGTCGCCGACGGGCGGCGTGCGTACGCCGGCGGTGGGCTCGGGCCCGTACCGGCACCGGGGCCACACCCTCCTGACGGGTTCGACCTGGTCTCGCACGAGGGAGGTGGCGGCGCCCTGGTCTACCGCCACTTCTGCTGGATGTGGCCCCTGCCTCCCGTCGGTGCCCTGACCTTCTGGTGCGAGTGGCAGGCCCGAGGCATACCGGAGACGAGCGTCGAGGTCGACGCGACGGACGCGGTCGAGGCCGCCCGGCGGGCGGTCGAGCTCTGGCCGATGCCCGAGCCGCCCCAGGGTCGGTCCGGCCCGGGCGAGCCGGGAAGCCCGGACTGGTACCTGTCCGGCGGTGGATGAGCGGCGGGGGTGAGGCTCAGGCAGTGACCCCGCGGCGTCGGCGCAGGCCGGTGTCGACCGAGGCGAAGACCGCGTCGACGGCGATGCCGATCGCGAGGATGGCGATCATCAGCGCGATCATGTACGTCGTGTCGCCGAGCTCGCGGCTCTGGGTGAGGAAGACCCCCAGGCTCGGGCGGTTGGCGATCGAGACCAGCAGCTCGCCGGCCAGCAGCGAGCGCCAGGCGAAGGCCCAGCCCTGCTTCAGGCCGGAGACGATGCTCGGCAGAGCCGCCGGCAGCACCACGTGACGGTAGAGGGACAGCCCGCTGGCACCGATGTTGCGCCCGGCCCGAAGCAGCAGCGGGGGCACGTAGTCCACTCCCCCGATGACGCCGTTGGCGATCGAGGGCACCGCGCCGATGAGGATGACGAACAGGATCGCCTGCTCGGAGAGCTGGAACAGCAGGATCGCCAGCGGGAACCACGCGATCGAGGGCATGGTCTGCAGCCCGGTGATGAGCGACCCGATCGCCGCACGCAGCACCCGCGAGCGCGAGACCACGACACCGAGCACGAGGCCGATCACGGCGGCGATCGCGAAGCCGACGAGGCCGCGCGTCATGGTGATCGAGACGGCCTTCCAGAAGTCCCCGGTGGTGACCTGGTGTCCGAGCTCGCGGAACACCGGGAGCGGACCGGGCAGCAGGTAGCTCGGCTTCCAGCCGCTGAGCACGACGGCCTGCCAGGCGCCGAGGGCCAGCACGATGGCGGCGAGCTTGGGCCAGGCCGCCTGCCAGACCCGGCGGCTGCGCTGGTGCGAGCCACCGAGGTCG is a genomic window containing:
- a CDS encoding pyridoxamine 5'-phosphate oxidase family protein — protein: MLETPADLDRLQALLDRSHAGAGGHLRGIITDERTLTARELTGLLTGMRTLAVATVTAAGEPRISGLDGHLLHGRWVFTTSGSAHKAHHLRARPATSAAYLEGDDLGVFTHGHVEFLGPDHPERAEVEAHLTAHYGSSPSSWGEDIVYCRVEPTWMVGYAFRRSDLLAVRGVPEDARG
- a CDS encoding DUF2469 domain-containing protein, yielding MSAEDLEKYETEMELQLYREYRDVVGLFSHVVETERRFYLANSVDVKVCNDGGDVYFDVTMADAWVWDVYRPARFVKNVRVVTFKDVNVEELAKSDLELPKEGGFSG
- a CDS encoding ribonuclease HII, coding for MAGATASRKPSLRVERELQRQGHRVLAGMDEVGRGALAGPVSVGVVVIDETCRTAPQGVKDSKLLSHLARERMVPKIERWARAHAVGHASPEEIDAIGIMAALRLAGTRALAALPVTPDLVILDGNHDWLTDPERVGLLGLLDDGTGPATPPVTTMVKADMKCSSVAAASVLAKVERDAIMVQLAAGSPAYSWELNKGYSAPEHLAALEQHGPCEHHRRSWRLPGVVPAQTGPEAAPVGDDEGSSTPPETVEMSVV
- the lepB gene encoding signal peptidase I, whose product is MTGNPRPDLPEDVQEPMPHGPPGGTPVDRSGQVPADAPAPDAPAADVPAAGVPAAGVPAGAAHDDLEHDDELEHEETVYEIGPGDRRQGPGRAVLSAVKEAAIVVGMALVLSLVVKTWLMQAFYIPSGSMENTLVNGDRVIVSKLTPGPFALQRGDVVVFEDPANWLGEPVPVQRGPVGAAVHNTLTFVGLLPTDEGNHLIKRVIGLPGDHVVCCDDQHRITVNGAPLNEPYIKPGDEPSRQEFDITVPAGRVWVMGDHRSDSSDSRFHDNGDGGKTGSVPESKIVGRALSVVWPVADWSWLSRPTATFAKVPPPQTTASGH
- the lepB gene encoding signal peptidase I; protein product: MNPGPPTAPADTTTTPAGREVAPRHATRLRWLVVVVVALLVTLVVRGFLVQSFYVPSASMQPTLQPGDRIMVTRLGTVHRGDVVVFDGSTTFAAGGSTGPAPTGLVTKVVSGAASLLSVQTHESDYVKRVVGVAGDHVVCCDAQGALRVNGVAVHEPYLYPGDKPSDLTFDVTVPAGHIWVMGDHRSDSADSRAHLGDPGGGMVRLDDVIGRAALVYWPLGRTATLSSPGELAGIPAAQGQR
- the rplS gene encoding 50S ribosomal protein L19; this translates as MHQLDAIDQTSLRDDVPAFRAGDTLKVHVKVVEGNRSRVQVFQGVVIRRHGRGVGETFTVRKVSFGVGVERTFPVHTPIIDKIEVMTRGDVRRAKLYYLRDLRGKAAKIKEKRETTPAR
- the trmD gene encoding tRNA (guanosine(37)-N1)-methyltransferase TrmD; translation: MRLDVVSIFPDYLAPLDLSLIGKARREGLVDLHVHDLRDFTHDRHRTVDDTPYGGGAGMVMRPEPWGEALDHVVAAGAAAVGGGVPHLVVPGPGGRPFTQELARELAQQPWLAFACGRYEGIDERVYDEAREHMPVSVLSLGDYVLNGGEVAVLAMVEAIARLIPGVIGNAESLVEESHEDGLLEYPVYTKPPVWRGRGIPEVLLSGHHGQIARWRRDERLRRTAQRRPDMLAALDPAALDERDRAVLTEAAGGFQSGPSAVAD
- the rimM gene encoding ribosome maturation factor RimM (Essential for efficient processing of 16S rRNA) produces the protein MDVVVARIGKAHGLRGEVTVEVRTDAPQERFVVGRSFTTDPAQAGPLRLRSVRDHNGITLLGFEEATDRTAAEALRGTLLVADVEEDEDDENAWYEKDLVGLRVLTVAGEEVGEVAGVDSRPAQDLLVVRLASGREALVPFVEALVPEVDVEGGRVVIDPPAGLLELDEG
- a CDS encoding MarR family winged helix-turn-helix transcriptional regulator, yielding MAEAPGMVESSSRALHEQLQRIYVLLDDGDRRALRGAGVSPTQYTLLRHLAASPSDALTISRLAEVLLCTRGNATRLVRRLVEHGLVCTRGDESDLRVVLVSLTEEGRRRLGIAERALDKANHRRFSGLSEQECSALHDLTQTVADVLGKDLENHP
- a CDS encoding alpha-amylase family glycosyl hydrolase; this translates as MSAFARRHLGVLAVTCGLLATPALLPTAHADAPVTNRASLKQDLCYQVVTDRFADGNTSNDDPAKSPGMYDATKTNWKLYWGGDFAGIQQHLQYLKDLGVTAIWMSPHVDNIDKPAVYNGVPNAGYHGYWTRDFKRPEEHFGTLAEFDSLISAAHSMGIKVIMDWAPNHTSPADPANPSFAEGGALYDDGVLKGTAVNDTSGYFHHNGGISNYDDRYEVQYKNLADLADLDQQNGTVNSLLKTDANYWMSRGVDGIRMDAVKHMSSGWQRSFADNVLASKDAFLYGEWYLGSKTDPLYADNVRFANDSGISVLDFYLNIAMRETFGSGAPMSNLDAAIARTGTDYTYKENLVTFLDNHDMSRFLTLKNDTTALHDALAFMLTVRGTPCLYYGTEQYLHNDTSGGGDPWNRPQMPGFGETTTAFKEIQKLSALRQNQPALAWGTHQQRWINNDVYVYERRFNNDTVLVAINKSGAAYPIAGLNTALPAGSYTDQLGGLLGGQSITVGSGTGGNNPVTSFTLGGGQVAVWSYKGPEPSSPTIGSAAPTLTRAGNTITVEGRGFGTSGTLKVGGVTASVSSWGANRVTATVPSGTPAGIQQVTVTTSGGTSNGYALKVLSGAQVPVTFTVTNATPTNPGDNIYISGSIPELGSWSTDRNTAVGPLLTPNYPNWFGVASVPACTTFQYKFLKIAADGTATWENGANHTDTAPCSGTSATTVAWQY
- a CDS encoding RNA-binding protein — its product is MLEEALEHLVKGIVDHEDEVAVRRKELRRGEVLEVRVHPDDLGRVIGRSGRTASALRTVMGALAGGQPVRVDIVDTDRQR
- the rpsP gene encoding 30S ribosomal protein S16, which produces MAVKIRLKRMGKIRAPFYRVVVMDSRAKRDGRAIEEIGKYHPTEEPSLIEIDSERAQHWLSVGAQPTEQVEKLLKITGDWQKFKGEPGAEGTLKVKEAKPSKKDLYEAAIAAAGKAEESGSAATTPKKKAAKKADEAPAEVPAAEEAAADETAKAEA
- a CDS encoding RrF2 family transcriptional regulator; the encoded protein is MDISAKTDYAIRALLALAERPGGPVSVEVLASAQTLPKKFLEAILSDLRRAGIVTSQRGASGGYTLARPAAEITLGEVFRVVDGPLAEVRGLRPHETAYEGVAKHLPVVWVAVRASLRRVLDETSLEQLRTGALPEQVRELATDPGAWQNR
- a CDS encoding ABC transporter permease; its protein translation is MALEVTERLPGRDNTELRGLDALDLGGSHQRSRRVWQAAWPKLAAIVLALGAWQAVVLSGWKPSYLLPGPLPVFRELGHQVTTGDFWKAVSITMTRGLVGFAIAAVIGLVLGVVVSRSRVLRAAIGSLITGLQTMPSIAWFPLAILLFQLSEQAILFVILIGAVPSIANGVIGGVDYVPPLLLRAGRNIGASGLSLYRHVVLPAALPSIVSGLKQGWAFAWRSLLAGELLVSIANRPSLGVFLTQSRELGDTTYMIALMIAILAIGIAVDAVFASVDTGLRRRRGVTA